From Populus trichocarpa isolate Nisqually-1 chromosome 19, P.trichocarpa_v4.1, whole genome shotgun sequence, a single genomic window includes:
- the LOC7487205 gene encoding uncharacterized protein LOC7487205 has translation MGTHFLLLQLSFPAKTTPPSLPLLNHNNHQLSTGNHTSKPCGPHWAWKNHGPTSTGRSRFNFEDELYTDSGDYDDEFGFSGTGEKRVWWFDDDDDDDDWDDDYEENEFGIFKIIKAFGWMIPAVAVSFLLGTDNPNAFLMALVVPLGQTALSLVMDKVWGTTSTNPKRRSRTKTRKKPFARAASKTKKTEPKAGEYKTNERKGSYQSWVATDDGSNKKNTNRAPSFGGWDDLDKASNKAAGKTSKKGDERPRPKQNKGKLSRRGRVRDRPLLLRLLIAVFPFLASWSKFLF, from the exons ATGGGGACTCACTTTCTTCTCCTACAACTCTCCTTCCCTGCTAAAACAACACCACCATCACTTCCACTTCTAAACCATAATAACCACCAACTCTCCACCGGCAATCATACTAGTAAGCCTTGCGGCCCTCACTGGGCTTGGAAGAATCATGGTCCCACTTCAACTGGACGCTCCAGGTTCAATTTTGAAGATGAGCTCTATACTGACAGTGGTGATTATGATGATGAGTTTGGATTCAGTGGAACTGGGGAGAAGAGGGTATGGtggtttgatgatgatgatgatgatgatgattgggATGATGATTATGAGGAAAATGAGTTCGGGATTTTCAAG ATAATTAAAGCTTTTGGTTGGATGATTCCAGCTGTCGCCGTATCATTTCTGTTAGGAACTGACAACCCAAATGCTTTCTTAATGGCATTAGTAGTTCCATTAGGACAGACTGCCTTGTCACTTGTGATGGATAAAGTATGGGGAACTACGAGCACTAATCCAAAACGCAGATCGagaaccaaaaccaggaaaaagCCATTTGCTAGAGCTGccagcaaaacaaaaaagactgaGCCTAAGGCAGGGGAATACAAGACTAATGAAAGAAAAGGGAGTTACCAGTCGTGGGTGGCAACAGATGATGGTTCCAATAAGAAAAATACCAATAGGGCACCCAGTTTTGGTGGATGGGATGATCTAGATAAAGCAAGCAATAAGGCCGCTGGAAAGACAAGTAAAAAGGGAGATGAGCGCCCGCGCCCAAAACAGAATAAAGGTAAATTAAGTAGGAGAGGAAGAGTCAGGGACAGACCACTACTTCTTAGGCTGTTGATTGCTGTTTTCCCATTTTTGGCTTCTTGGAGCAAGTTcctattttaa
- the LOC18108191 gene encoding uncharacterized protein LOC18108191, translated as MRRSKSAKQSHNPNITVRRSERLADNFKKLPDDLILKILFKIQDDTKTLIRCSTVCKNLHSLVSKIDTVSLKFLCPNEGDDDDDDDDDVLLCSQSHHHIPQVAFPALMKVFANLNFLEIKLCSFPSSSNLHVSRLNCMIGDCDSIHCELIFAIQVGVLSSTRRSRNIPLKLNGKFDTSFAETMMFFLKKMVPHWPKTLKKVVILSANMQGSGSRGKVFIGEEELDNFVDLISTSMVYESWLNWLNNPKNVTYWRKDAQNDEHSWLRENVWILYGLGFPWVKDRVTTDIVVMESVVKELLGAFE; from the coding sequence ATCTGAAAGATTAGCAGACAATTTCAAGAAACTCCCAGATGACTTAATCCTCAAAATCTTGTTTAAGATCCAAGATGATACCAAAACCCTCATTCGCTGTTCCACTGTTTGCAAGAACTTGCATTCCCTCGTCTCCAAAATCGACACTGTCTCCCTCAAATTCTTATGTCCAAACgagggtgatgatgatgatgatgatgatgatgatgttctCTTGTGCTCGCAGTCTCATCACCACATTCCACAAGTAGCGTTCCCTGCCCTCATGAAGGTGTTTGCAAATCTCAACTTTCTTGAAATCAAGCTCTGCTCTTTCCCTTCTTCCTCAAATTTGCATGTGTCCAGGTTGAACTGCATGATTGGTGATTGTGATAGTATCCACTGTGAATTAATTTTCGCTATTCAAGTTGGGGTGTTGTCAAGCACAAGGAGAAGTAGAAATATACCTCTGAAATTGAACGGGAAATTCGATACCTCCTTTGCTGAAACAATGAtgttctttttaaagaaaatggtgCCGCATTGGCCTAAAACGTTAAAGAAAGTGGTGATTTTGAGTGCGAATATGCAGGGGTCTGGATCGAGAGGGAAGGTTTTTATAGGAGAAGAAGAGCTGgataattttgttgatttgattTCGACTTCGATGGTTTATGAGAGTTGGCTCAACTGGCTTAATAATCCCAAAAATGTAACTTATTGGCGCAAGGACGCACAGAATGATGAGCATTCTTGGCTTAGAGAAAATGTGTGGATTCTTTATGGTTTAGGATTTCCATGGGTGAAGGACAGGGTGACTACTGATATAGTTGTGATGGAAAGTGTTGTGAAGGAGTTATTGGGCGCTTTTGAATGA